The sequence TCCTGGAACGGAGTGGTCTCTTTGACACTCGCTTCCGCCTCTATGGCTGGGAAGATCTGGAGTTGGGGGAGCGCCTGCGCCAAATGGGGGTCGCGCTGGTGCGTTGTCCAGCCGCTGTTGGCTATCACTGGCACCCACCCCTGAGTTTGGAGCAGGTTCCTCGCCTGATTGCCGTTGAAGGGGAACGGGCCAAGATGGGATTGGTGTTCTACAAGAAACACCCCACCCGCCGAGTGCGGTTCATCATTCAATTCACTGTCCTCCACCGGATCCTTTGGGAGCTGTTAACCCTGGGTGGGGCACTGAACGAGCGCAGTCTCCGGCCTGTGCTCGCCTGGTTGATCCGCAAGGGCCAGGCGGCTTGGGCAATGGAACTGCTCAGGCTTCCTTTGAATCGGATCGGAGTTCGAGCCCTCTATGCCGAGGCACGGGCCGCTGGCTTGCGCTGACTAGAAGTCCTGTTTGGTAGTGTTCACAGGCACTTTCAAACCGCACACCTGCGCGTTTCGGGTGATCAACCGTTCATTCAGGTTCGCCCTGTTCGGTCGGTCCCTGGCAGGTGGAGGCAAACCCGAAACCTCAACACAACATGGCTGTCGTCACTCTCTCCGAAATGATGGAGGCGGGTGCCCACTTCGGGCACCAAACTCGCCGCTGGAACCCCAAGATGTCGCGCTACATCTATTGCGCGCGCAACGGTGTCCACATCATCGATCTTGTGCAAACCGCGGTTTGCATGAACAACGCGTACAAGTGGGTGCGTAGTGCTGCACGCAGCGGCAAGCGTTTCCTGTTTGTGGGCACCAAGAAGCAGGCCTCGGAGGTCATCGCCATCGAAGCCAGCCGTTGCGGTGCGGCTTACGTCAACCAGCGTTGGTTGGGCGGCATGCTCACCAACTGGACCACGATGCGCGCCCGTATCGATCGTCTGAAAGACCTCGAGCGGATGGAGTCCTCCGGCGCCATTGCCATGCGTCCGAAGAAAGAAGCCGCTGTTCTGCGCCGCGAGCTCGACCGTCTGCAGAAGTACCTGGGCGGTCTGAAGAACATGCGCCGTCTCCCCGACGTGGTGGTTCTGGTGGACCAGCGCCGCGAGACCAACGCTGTGCTCGAGGCCCGCAAGCTGGACATCCCCCTGGTGTCGATGCTTGATACCAATTGCGACCCCGATCTCTGCGACGTGCCCATTCCCTGCAACGACGACGCAGTGCGTTCGGTGCAGCTGGTGCTCGGACGTCTTGCAGATGCCATCAACGAAGGCCGCCACGGCTCCGCTGAGCAAGGCGCCTACGAAGAAGCCCTGGCCTGATTCGTTTCTGCCCCCAGTGGTTGATGCCAGGAGCTTCCCCTCGGGGAAGCTCTTCGGTGTTTAGCCCCTGTCTTGATTTTCCCCCTTTCATCACCGCTACTCCCCATGGCTGAGATTTCCGCCAAGCTCGTCAAAGAACTGCGCGACATGACCGGCGCAGGCATGATGGATTGCAAGAAGGCACTCAACGAGACCAACGGCGACAAGGACAAAGCCGTGGAATGGCTGCGTCAGAAGGGCATTGCCTCCGCTGAGAAAAAGTCTGGTCGTGCTGCTGCTGAGGGCGCCATCGGCAGCTACATCCACACCGGTGCTCGCGTCGGCGTTCTGGTTGAAGTGAACTGCGAAACCGACTTCGTCGCCCGTGGCGAAATCTTCCAGGAGCTGGTTCGCAACGTGGCCATGCAAGTCGCCGCATGCCCCAACGTTGACTTCGTCAAGGTGGACGAGATCCCCGCTGAAGTCGCCGAGCGTGAGAAGCAGATCGAGATGGGCCGCGATGACCTCGCCGGCAAGAAAGAAGAGATGAAGGAGAAGATCGTTGCGGGCCGCATTGGCAAGCGCCTCAAAGAGATGTCTCTGCTCGATCAGGCCTACATCAAGGACAGCGGCATGACCGTGGACGAGCTGGTCAAGCAGGTCTCCGGCAAGGTTGGCGAGAACATTCAGGTTCGCCGCTTCGTTCGCTTCAACCTTGGCGAAGGCATCGAAATCGAGAAGATGGACTTCGCAGCCGAAGTGGCCGCCATGCAGGCTGCTTGATCGGGAGCCGCCCTCTCAGCTCACTGTTGTTGTGAGTCCTGTGGACCCCAACGCACGATCCCTAGACGAGGCCAAAGCACAACTCCTCTCGCTGCTTCAGCAGCAGGAGGAGTTCACCCCGGCCCTGTATCGCGATTTGGCCCTGTACCTCCAGGTGCTGCGCGATGGCCTGTTGCACAGCGTGCAGCAGGCCTGTTTTCATTTGGCCACTCAGGTGGTTCCTGAGCGTTACAACCAACTGCCGCCTGAGCGCCGACAGACCTTTCAACGGCGCCTCCAGAGCTTGGTCAAGCGTTCCTGCTCTCTGTTGACGGTGGAGCAGGTCATGGTCCTGGCAGCCCAGCAGACCCGCAAGCAGCAGCGTCGTCAGCTGCAGGAGCAGCAGAAGCTCTTGCAATCGATGCTGGAAGGGCGAGATCCAGCTCACTCATCGCCCACTGAAGCTTTATCCCCTTCTGAGCCTGCACCAGCGGAACAGGCCCCTCAGTCGGTGAACTTGAGTCTGGATCTCCCCCTGACGGCTGATCTGTTTGACAGCGGCGTCCCCGGCTTGCCCCCATTGACACCGCCCCGTCACGCAAGCGAGGAGGAGGAGGCTTCACCAGAGCCGGCTCCCCCTGAAGGCGACTTGGCACTGCTCCAGTCGCTCTTCGCGATGGCCTCAGAGACCCTCAACACCGCCTCTTCGGTGCCCGAGAACTCAGAAGCCGAAGAGGAGGAAGAGGAGCAGGGAGATAGCGGCTCACCCTTGGAGCTGCTCTCTTTGGAGGTCACCAGTTCGCATTTGCCCAAAGACCCTCTGCTCCAGGTTCGCTGGTGGGCCCACTTCGATCGGGCCTTGCGCAGGCGTCTTCGCAATCTTTCCCATGCGATCAATGTCGAAATGATGCGCGTGGGTCTGGCGCAAGGTCTGCTGCCCTTGAACCTCCTGGATGCCGTTTTGGATGGGCAAGTGGAAGCGCTGCCAGCGCCCGCCAATGTCCTGCGGATAGCCCTGCCGTTGTCGTTGAATCCAGCGGCGCCTGCCAGTGCCCCGAGCGAGGTTCTGACCTTGCTATTGCGCAGTGCTGATCTGGAGTTTGAACAACCCCGTTTGCGCACCTGCCGTCAGCGCCTCGAACAGCGGCGCCGCACATTGCGCACAATGGCCAAGCGGTATCGCACCTGGCAGCGCCGGGTCAGCGCCCTCGAGGCAGAGCAGCAGTGGTTCCAGGACAGTGCCCCACCCCAGGATCCAGCAAGGGATCGCATCTAGCGATCCAGGCCTGGCTGCGTCCGTTGCAACAGGCGCTCCAGCTGGAGGCTGATCGCGGTTTTGAAGATCTGCTGGGCCGCAAGGAGCGCTTCAGCAGCTTTCTTGAGCGGGCCCTGGGGACACCACCGGAGGACCTCGATGGGCAGCGGTTCTCAGGCCTCAGTGCGCTGGCTCATGACTTCTCCCGCTATGGGGAGATGAGCCAGTCCCGTCGTCAGAGCCTGGTTCGCCGCTGCCGGCAGTACCTCTTTGAACTGCAACGGGCGGTCCAGCCGGTGCAACCGGTTGCACCACCCAGGCTGCGCGTGGTGTCCACAGGCCCCTCGGTCCCCTCGGCCCCTGGGCAGGCCATCCGGCCGGAGACCCCTTTGAGTGAGGTCCGTGGTGTGGGCCCCAAAAGTGCAACGCGGCTGGCTGCCCTCGATCTTTGGGTCGCTCGGGACCTCGTTCGCTACTACCCGCGCGATTACCTCGATTACGCCAATTTGGTTCGAATTGCTGGCCTAGAGCCAGGCAAGACGGCCACCATCGTGGCCACGGTCCGCCGGAGCCACAGCTTTACCAGTCCCCGCAATCCGAACCTCTCGATTCTTGAACTGCATTTGGCCGATATCACCGGCCGGATCCGGGTCTCGAAGTTCTTCGCAGGAAAGCGCTTTAGTTCGCCCGCTTGGCTGAAGGCCCAGCAACGGAACTATCCAGTCGGGTCCTCCGTGGCGATTAGTGGCTTGGTGAAGGAAACCCCCTACGGTCCTGCCTTTCAAGACCCCTTAATGGAGGTCCTGGAGAGCCCCAATGCCACGGTGCGCAGTGAGCAGATTGGACGTCTGCTGCCTGTCTATGGGCTGACGGAGGGGTTGACGGCCGATCGTCTACGCAATCTGATCCGTCCTGTGGTGGCTGCGGCGTGCCACTGGGGTGATCCTCTACCGCAGAACGTTCAGGCCAGGGAGGGACTGGTTCCGCTGCCGGAGGCGTTGAACCAGATCCATGGGCCCACCAACCAAGAGAGCTTGAGTGCGGCACGCCACCGCCTGGTCTTTGACGAGTTCCTGCTTTTGCAGTTGGGCTTGTTGCAGCGTCGCCGCCAGCTGACCAGTCGCCCGGCTCCAGCGCTTGCGGTCGGGGGCGATGCGCTGCTTCAGGACTTTCTGCAGCTGCTTCCATTCCCCCTGACGGGAGCCCAGCAGCGTGTTTTGGCAGAAATCCGCGCTGATCTCTGCCGGGATCAACCGATGGCCCGGCTGGTGCAGGGGGATGTCGGCAGCGGTAAGACCGTTGTTGCCATCGCCGCACTCCTCACCGCCATTGATTCCGGTTGTCAGGGGGCCTTGATGGCACCGACCGAGGTCTTGGCGGAACAGCACTACCGGAAGCTCTGCGAGTGGCTTCCGCAATTGCATGTCACCTGCGCCCTGTTAACCGGTTCGACGCCCATGCGACGGCGGCGTGAACTCTTGGCCGATTTGGCCAATGGAACCCTGAAGATGCTGGTTGGAACCCATGCTCTTCTGGAGGATCCTGTCCAGTTCCAACGCCTGGGTCTCGTCGTTGTCGATGAGCAGCATCGCTTTGGCGTCCATCAGCGCAACCGCTTGCTGGATAAGGGTCTGCAGCCCCATCTGTTGACCATGACGGCTACGCCGATCCCTCGGACCCTCGCGCTATCGATTCACGGGGACCTGGAGGTCAGCCAGATTGATGAGCTGCCCCCTGGTCGGACGCCCATTCGAACCAGCCTTCTGGCCAGTGCCGATCGTGATGAGGCCTACAGCCTGATTCGCGAGCAGGTGGCCCTTGGCCAGCGTGCCTATGTCGTCCTGCCCCTGGTTGAGGAGTCAGAGAAGCTCGATCTGCGCTCCGCTGTTGATGTCCACCAGCAGCTCAGTGAGCAGGTGTTCCCCAATCTTCAGGTCGGTCTTCTGCATGGCCGTATGCCCAGTGCTGAAAAGCAGGCCGCGATCACAGCCTTTGCGAGTGGTGAGACCCAGGTCTTGGTCAGCACGACCGTGGTGGAGGTCGGTGTCGATGTGCCGGAGGCCAGCGTGATGGTGATTGACCATGCCGATCGCTTCGGGCTGGCCCAGCTACACCAGTTGCGGGGCCGCGTTGGCCGTGGGGCTGCTGCCTCCTACTGCCTGCTGGTCAATGACAGTCGTAATGCCCTTGCCCGTCAGCGTTTAGAGGTCTTGGTGCGCTCCAACGACGGATTTGAAATTGCTGAGATGGATCTGCGCCTGCGCGGCCCTGGACAGGTTCTAGGCACCCGCCAGAGCGGCCTTCCGGATCTCGCCCTGGCCAGCCTGACCGATGATGGCGAGGTTCTGGAGCAGGCCCGGCGGGTGGCCCAGGAGATCGTCGCAGCGGACCCTGACCTCCAGCAGCATCCAGGCCTTGCCAAGGTGCTGAGTGACCAACGTCACCGTGTTGCCCAAGCAGCCCGTCTGAACTGATGTCTCTGCGGCCCTGGAGTGAGATCGCCATCAGTGACTGCGGTGAGTTGCTGGAGCCGCTACCCGTGGCTCTGTTTCGGATGGAACCGCACCCCTATGCCGCCATCGGTGCTCCCTATGGCGAAGGCTCTTGCCCCTTTCGCCTGCGCCGTGGGGTCATCAAACGTCTACTGCAAGCCCAAAGCCACCTACTGGATCAGGGCACTGGCTACCGATTGGCGATCTTTGATGCTTGGCGCCCGATCGCCGTGCAGCGCTACATGGTCGATCACACCATCGGCGTGGAGTGCAACGCACGAGGATTGGATCCCCAGCAGGATTTGCCCGAAGTCCGTTCCGTGATTGAGGAAGTCGGACGCTTTTGGGCTCCCCCCAGCCTGGATCCCAGCTCGCCACCACCCCACAGCACAGGTGCGGCTGTCGACCTCACCCTGCTGGATCACAGCGGACAGCTTGTCGATATGGGCTCTGCGATCGATGCGATTGGAGCTGTTTCAGAACCGAATCACTACCTGGAGGTTGCCAATGGCACGGGCAATGGCGAAGAACG is a genomic window of Synechococcus sp. A10-1-5-1 containing:
- the rpsB gene encoding 30S ribosomal protein S2, whose amino-acid sequence is MAVVTLSEMMEAGAHFGHQTRRWNPKMSRYIYCARNGVHIIDLVQTAVCMNNAYKWVRSAARSGKRFLFVGTKKQASEVIAIEASRCGAAYVNQRWLGGMLTNWTTMRARIDRLKDLERMESSGAIAMRPKKEAAVLRRELDRLQKYLGGLKNMRRLPDVVVLVDQRRETNAVLEARKLDIPLVSMLDTNCDPDLCDVPIPCNDDAVRSVQLVLGRLADAINEGRHGSAEQGAYEEALA
- the tsf gene encoding translation elongation factor Ts, with amino-acid sequence MAEISAKLVKELRDMTGAGMMDCKKALNETNGDKDKAVEWLRQKGIASAEKKSGRAAAEGAIGSYIHTGARVGVLVEVNCETDFVARGEIFQELVRNVAMQVAACPNVDFVKVDEIPAEVAEREKQIEMGRDDLAGKKEEMKEKIVAGRIGKRLKEMSLLDQAYIKDSGMTVDELVKQVSGKVGENIQVRRFVRFNLGEGIEIEKMDFAAEVAAMQAA
- the recG gene encoding ATP-dependent DNA helicase RecG — encoded protein: MRPLQQALQLEADRGFEDLLGRKERFSSFLERALGTPPEDLDGQRFSGLSALAHDFSRYGEMSQSRRQSLVRRCRQYLFELQRAVQPVQPVAPPRLRVVSTGPSVPSAPGQAIRPETPLSEVRGVGPKSATRLAALDLWVARDLVRYYPRDYLDYANLVRIAGLEPGKTATIVATVRRSHSFTSPRNPNLSILELHLADITGRIRVSKFFAGKRFSSPAWLKAQQRNYPVGSSVAISGLVKETPYGPAFQDPLMEVLESPNATVRSEQIGRLLPVYGLTEGLTADRLRNLIRPVVAAACHWGDPLPQNVQAREGLVPLPEALNQIHGPTNQESLSAARHRLVFDEFLLLQLGLLQRRRQLTSRPAPALAVGGDALLQDFLQLLPFPLTGAQQRVLAEIRADLCRDQPMARLVQGDVGSGKTVVAIAALLTAIDSGCQGALMAPTEVLAEQHYRKLCEWLPQLHVTCALLTGSTPMRRRRELLADLANGTLKMLVGTHALLEDPVQFQRLGLVVVDEQHRFGVHQRNRLLDKGLQPHLLTMTATPIPRTLALSIHGDLEVSQIDELPPGRTPIRTSLLASADRDEAYSLIREQVALGQRAYVVLPLVEESEKLDLRSAVDVHQQLSEQVFPNLQVGLLHGRMPSAEKQAAITAFASGETQVLVSTTVVEVGVDVPEASVMVIDHADRFGLAQLHQLRGRVGRGAAASYCLLVNDSRNALARQRLEVLVRSNDGFEIAEMDLRLRGPGQVLGTRQSGLPDLALASLTDDGEVLEQARRVAQEIVAADPDLQQHPGLAKVLSDQRHRVAQAARLN
- a CDS encoding M15 family metallopeptidase, with translation MSLRPWSEIAISDCGELLEPLPVALFRMEPHPYAAIGAPYGEGSCPFRLRRGVIKRLLQAQSHLLDQGTGYRLAIFDAWRPIAVQRYMVDHTIGVECNARGLDPQQDLPEVRSVIEEVGRFWAPPSLDPSSPPPHSTGAAVDLTLLDHSGQLVDMGSAIDAIGAVSEPNHYLEVANGTGNGEERDQALQWHHRRSLLAEAMVAAGFAQHPNEWWHFSYGDQLWAWRTGQPQALYGRSSEG